CCGGAATTTACGTGCTTATGGGAAAAGCTGCCGGTCTTGCGGGCAATTTTGTCTGGTTCTCTTTTCTGTTTGCTGGTGTCACTGCCGCACTTTCCGCTTTCAGCTACATGGAACTATCATCCATGTATCCGCGGGCGGGAGCAGAGTATGAGTTTGTAAAAAGAGCTTTTGGAGAACGCACAGGACTTTTTGCCGGGCTCCTTGTGGTCTATTATGTGATAATCACAAGTTCTGCTGTTGCTCTCGGGTTTGGGAGGTATTTCAGCAGCCTTTTCGGAGCTAGCAGTCTGGTCGGGGTAGCTGGCCTTTTTCTTTTCCTCAGCCTTGTCATGGTCTACGGTGTCAAGGAATCTGCCCGGCTGGCTGTTTTTATCAGCCTGATAGAACTTACCGGTCTTCTGGTGATTGTTTATGCAGGGTTCCCTTATATCGGGACAGTAAATTATTTTGAGGCTCCGGACCTCGCAGGGCTGTTTGAAGCTTCTGCCCTGATTTTTTTTGCATTTCTCGGTTTTGAGGATATCGTCAGGCTGTCCCAGGAAACAAAAAATGCAGAGAAAACAACCCCAAGAGCCCTGATTATCGCGATATCAGTTACGGTTTTCCTCTATGTCTGTGTGGCCATAGCTTCCGTAAGTGTCCTCGATTTCCGCGTGTTAGGGCTCTCGGAAGTGCCGCTTGCGGATGTCGCGGCTGTAGCTTTCGGAAATGACGCTTTTGTCCTTCTGTCCTGGATAGCTCTTTTTTCCACAATGAATACCGTACTTGTGGTCATGCTCGGAGGGTCAAGGATTGTCTACGGGATGGCAGATGCAGGATCTTTTCCCA
This window of the Methanosarcina mazei S-6 genome carries:
- a CDS encoding APC family permease, which produces MEEKSDLKRDLSLVEITLTGIGNILGAGIYVLMGKAAGLAGNFVWFSFLFAGVTAALSAFSYMELSSMYPRAGAEYEFVKRAFGERTGLFAGLLVVYYVIITSSAVALGFGRYFSSLFGASSLVGVAGLFLFLSLVMVYGVKESARLAVFISLIELTGLLVIVYAGFPYIGTVNYFEAPDLAGLFEASALIFFAFLGFEDIVRLSQETKNAEKTTPRALIIAISVTVFLYVCVAIASVSVLDFRVLGLSEVPLADVAAVAFGNDAFVLLSWIALFSTMNTVLVVMLGGSRIVYGMADAGSFPRALARVHPRFRTPWAAIFGIAFISGFFVLLGDITTVANIANFMIFIVFFMVNVSLIKLRYAEPERHRPFRVPVSIGRLPLFPSLGALSAVFLFSQISLEIMAYGFFLIVIGFIIVLIRTRKIPP